TTTTGACTTCCTGCTTTCGGATGTGCCGGCCAATGGTCACACATTTTCGGAAATACTCGACAAGATAGCCAATCGGTATAGCGCAGACAGTGCGCTGACCCTTTACTCCAGGATGTTATCATTAAAAGAGCAGCTAAGGGAATCATTTAATGGGGATGTAATTCTGAATAGCATAACCATAGAGGACGTGAGAAAAATAGATTCATTTTTCCGAAACGAAAAGAAAAATACACCCAATACCGTAGCTAGGAAAATACGTCATCTCCGATCCGCTTTCCGGGAAGCACAACGAATGTGGCCAGAGATTGGGCATAACCCCTTTGAAATGTTTAGGGCGAAAACCACACCAGTTGGTCGTATCAAACTTTTGCCAGAACAAATAACCCTAATGGAAGAATTAAAGTTGGTTGGAGTAATGGATTTATACCGAGATGCTTTCTTGTTTTCTTATTATGCCCAGGGAATGAGATTTGGGAGTGTTGTTCAGCTTCAGCGCGATCAGATTGAAAATAATATATTGAAATACAGAATGACAAAAGGTCTGCACTTTCGCGAGTTGGAGATTCACCCTAAATTACAGCGTATTATTGATAAATACAAAACCGGTACGGGGCCATATTT
The Chitinophaga sp. MM2321 DNA segment above includes these coding regions:
- a CDS encoding tyrosine-type recombinase/integrase; translated protein: MATVKVILKTHRKKDDGTFPLCIRISNEGKSRYKYIGFSVKTEQFKEGISDWIRRHPDALYINSIAEDERSKIMEKITRLRLDNRPFDFDFLLSDVPANGHTFSEILDKIANRYSADSALTLYSRMLSLKEQLRESFNGDVILNSITIEDVRKIDSFFRNEKKNTPNTVARKIRHLRSAFREAQRMWPEIGHNPFEMFRAKTTPVGRIKLLPEQITLMEELKLVGVMDLYRDAFLFSYYAQGMRFGSVVQLQRDQIENNILKYRMTKGLHFRELEIHPKLQRIIDKYKTGTGPYLFPVLKELCKTKVQIHYATNEANTVANTCLKRIAILIGITDKLTFHVAKHSFAQMIKRAKVDPWVIKDSLGHTNFSTTEAYLNSLDDDEINKAVTGLY